In one Brevibacillus composti genomic region, the following are encoded:
- a CDS encoding mismatch-specific DNA-glycosylase, protein MLPYTEKWLPTYIRRDLIVLFCGINPGRVSATAGYHYANPANLFWRGLYEGGLTPRQLKPEETASLLDYGYGITDLVSRPTRSSSDLKEEDFAQGGAQFSQMVGVYRPRVICFNGITAFRHATGRKKEPIRLGLQPDRFFGQTDWPGSYVFVIPSTSGANASFSREERLAMFAELSAFLRQKGWHPLR, encoded by the coding sequence ATGCTTCCCTATACGGAAAAATGGCTCCCTACCTACATCCGCCGGGATCTGATCGTCCTTTTTTGCGGGATCAATCCGGGACGAGTCTCGGCTACGGCGGGCTATCACTATGCTAATCCCGCCAATCTGTTCTGGCGCGGGCTCTACGAGGGCGGCTTGACGCCGAGACAGCTGAAGCCCGAAGAGACCGCTTCCCTGCTCGATTACGGCTACGGCATCACCGATCTGGTCTCCCGCCCGACCCGCTCTTCCAGCGATCTGAAGGAAGAGGATTTCGCGCAGGGGGGTGCGCAATTTTCACAGATGGTCGGCGTTTATCGCCCCCGCGTCATCTGTTTTAACGGCATCACGGCTTTCCGTCACGCCACCGGCCGCAAAAAAGAGCCCATCCGGCTCGGCCTGCAGCCCGATCGCTTTTTTGGCCAGACAGACTGGCCGGGCAGCTATGTCTTCGTCATCCCGTCGACCAGCGGGGCGAACGCGTCTTTTTCCCGCGAGGAGCGGCTGGCGATGTTTGCGGAGCTGAGCGCCTTTTTGCGGCAAAAAGGCTGGCATCCCCTGCGATAG
- a CDS encoding bifunctional homocysteine S-methyltransferase/methylenetetrahydrofolate reductase, translated as MSRKKRELRAYLQENLLVGDGAMATQLYRMGVPVGVSFEELCLSSPQLVHDVHKAYYEAGARLLETNTFSANRDALSRYGLEHKVTRINRAAVAIAREAAQEDAFVVGSVGSILAGRVRQKVLDEFRDQYEEQAIALLHAGVDGLILETFLDVEELLLAINVIRPLTDLPLICQLATLEVGRTRDGYTLTEAFAQLQQAGADIIGLNCRLGPAEILRSFEQAQVPEGALLSAFPNAGRLGLADGEYAYKSSPEYFAESALRLREQGVRLIGGCCGTTPEHVKAMADALRGLAPQPRINPVIADPERTSPSAHYVRDPQKPSIVERVKTGTTIIVEFDPPKDLDTEGFIQGCCELHAAGADSITLADNSLANVRMSNMALGAIMKGQYGMDPLIHIACRDRNLIGQQSHLMGLHALGIDQVLVVTGDPSRFGDLPGASSVFDVTSFDLIRMVKQLNEGISFSGRPLKQKAQFIVGAAFNPNVRQIDAAIKRLEKKVEAGADFIMTQPVYDVESIRLVHESTKHIGIPVFIGIMPLTSSRNAEFLHNEVPGIKLSQEALERMRRVQGEAARQEGIKIAKELLDAAIPAFNGIYLITPFNYYQMSVELIQYVQQKSSLLQTSGQI; from the coding sequence TTGTCTAGAAAAAAGAGAGAGTTGCGTGCGTATTTGCAGGAAAACCTGCTGGTCGGGGACGGAGCGATGGCCACCCAGCTCTACCGGATGGGCGTGCCGGTTGGCGTCAGCTTTGAGGAGCTCTGCCTCTCCAGCCCCCAGCTGGTCCATGATGTACACAAGGCTTATTACGAAGCGGGAGCCAGGCTGCTGGAGACGAATACCTTCAGCGCCAATCGCGACGCGCTGTCCCGGTACGGGCTGGAGCATAAGGTGACGCGGATCAACCGGGCGGCCGTCGCCATCGCGCGGGAAGCCGCACAGGAAGATGCCTTTGTCGTCGGCAGTGTCGGCTCCATCCTGGCGGGCCGCGTGCGGCAGAAAGTGCTCGATGAATTCCGCGACCAGTACGAGGAGCAGGCGATCGCCCTGCTGCATGCCGGCGTGGATGGTTTGATCCTGGAGACGTTTTTGGATGTAGAGGAACTGCTCCTCGCCATCAATGTGATCCGTCCGCTCACCGACCTGCCGCTGATCTGTCAGCTGGCGACATTGGAAGTCGGAAGGACGCGGGACGGCTACACCTTGACCGAGGCTTTTGCCCAGCTCCAGCAGGCCGGGGCTGACATCATCGGCCTCAACTGTCGTCTCGGTCCCGCAGAAATTCTGCGCTCTTTTGAGCAAGCGCAGGTGCCGGAGGGGGCCCTCCTGTCGGCCTTCCCCAATGCCGGGCGGCTGGGGCTGGCCGACGGCGAGTACGCCTACAAGTCGTCGCCGGAGTATTTTGCCGAAAGCGCCCTGCGCCTGCGCGAGCAAGGCGTGCGGCTGATCGGCGGCTGCTGCGGGACGACCCCCGAGCATGTCAAGGCGATGGCGGATGCGCTCCGCGGCCTGGCGCCGCAGCCGCGGATCAATCCCGTCATAGCCGATCCGGAACGTACGTCTCCGTCGGCCCATTACGTGCGGGACCCCCAAAAACCCAGCATTGTCGAGCGGGTCAAGACAGGGACGACGATCATCGTCGAGTTTGATCCGCCCAAAGATCTGGATACGGAAGGCTTCATCCAGGGCTGCTGTGAGCTGCACGCCGCAGGTGCGGACAGCATCACGCTGGCGGACAACTCGCTGGCCAACGTGCGGATGAGCAACATGGCGCTGGGTGCGATCATGAAGGGGCAGTACGGCATGGACCCGTTGATTCACATCGCCTGTCGCGACCGGAATCTGATCGGGCAGCAGTCCCATCTGATGGGCTTGCACGCGCTGGGCATTGACCAGGTGCTGGTGGTGACCGGGGACCCGTCCCGGTTTGGCGATCTGCCCGGGGCCAGCTCCGTCTTTGACGTCACCTCGTTTGACCTGATCCGGATGGTCAAGCAACTGAATGAGGGAATCTCTTTCTCCGGCAGACCGCTCAAGCAGAAGGCGCAGTTTATCGTGGGCGCGGCGTTTAACCCCAATGTGCGGCAGATCGATGCGGCCATCAAGCGGCTGGAGAAAAAAGTGGAGGCGGGGGCCGATTTCATCATGACCCAGCCGGTATATGACGTGGAATCGATCCGGTTGGTGCATGAATCGACCAAGCATATCGGGATTCCCGTCTTTATCGGGATCATGCCGCTGACCAGCTCCCGCAATGCCGAGTTCCTGCATAACGAGGTGCCGGGGATCAAGCTCTCCCAGGAGGCCCTGGAGCGGATGCGCCGGGTGCAGGGGGAGGCTGCGCGCCAGGAAGGGATCAAGATAGCCAAGGAACTGCTGGATGCCGCCATCCCGGCTTTCAACGGCATCTATCTGATCACGCCGTTTAACTACTACCAGATGAGCGTCGAGCTGATCCAGTACGTGCAACAAAAGAGCAGCCTGCTGCAGACGTCCGGGCAGATTTGA